From Curtobacterium sp. SGAir0471, the proteins below share one genomic window:
- a CDS encoding aldo/keto reductase: MQTRTLADLEVGSVGLGTMGMSAFYTGAGTDDDESIRTIHRAIDLGVTLFDTAEAYGPYTNEELLRRALGDRRDQVVIATKFGLYRHEAGEQTPTQQRGISSAPESVREALEGSLRRLGTDHIDLYYQHRVDPAVPIEDVIGQLAGFVQEGKIRHIGLSEASAATIRKAHAVHPITALQSEYSLWTRDPEGDVLDTLRELGIGLVPYSPLGRGFLTGAITKPSDLDEDDFRRQNPRFAEQAFAENMKIVDAVKEIAAEVGATPGQVALAWLLAQGDDVVPIPGTKRVSRLEENVGAADVTLSADQLERLSALPVPTGDRYPDMSSIGR, from the coding sequence ATGCAGACACGCACGCTCGCAGACCTCGAGGTCGGCTCCGTCGGCCTCGGCACCATGGGCATGAGCGCCTTCTACACGGGCGCCGGCACCGACGACGACGAGTCGATCCGCACCATCCACCGCGCGATCGACCTCGGCGTCACCCTCTTCGACACCGCGGAGGCCTACGGCCCGTACACGAACGAGGAACTCCTCCGTCGTGCCCTCGGCGACCGCCGCGACCAGGTCGTCATCGCCACCAAGTTCGGTCTGTACCGGCACGAGGCCGGTGAGCAGACCCCCACCCAGCAACGCGGCATCTCCAGCGCACCGGAGTCCGTCCGCGAGGCGCTCGAGGGCTCCCTCCGTCGCCTCGGCACCGACCACATCGACCTCTACTACCAGCACCGCGTCGACCCGGCCGTCCCGATCGAGGACGTGATCGGCCAGCTCGCCGGCTTCGTGCAGGAGGGCAAGATCCGCCACATCGGGCTCTCCGAGGCGAGCGCCGCGACGATCCGGAAGGCCCACGCCGTGCACCCGATCACCGCACTGCAGAGCGAGTACTCGCTCTGGACGCGCGACCCGGAGGGCGACGTGCTCGACACCCTCCGCGAGCTCGGCATCGGCCTGGTGCCGTACTCGCCGCTCGGCCGCGGCTTCCTGACCGGCGCGATCACGAAGCCGTCCGACCTGGACGAGGACGACTTCCGTCGCCAGAACCCACGCTTCGCGGAGCAGGCGTTCGCCGAGAACATGAAGATCGTCGACGCCGTCAAGGAGATCGCCGCCGAGGTCGGCGCGACGCCGGGACAGGTCGCCCTCGCCTGGCTGCTCGCGCAGGGCGACGACGTCGTCCCGATCCCCGGCACGAAGCGGGTCTCGCGGCTGGAGGAGAACGTCGGTGCAGCCGACGTGACGCTGTCCGCCGACCAGCTCGAGCGCCTGTCGGCGCTGCCCGTCCCGACCGGTGACCGGTACCCGGACATGTCGTCCATCGGTCGCTGA
- a CDS encoding acyl-CoA thioesterase codes for MNLYLRLLLLTLRIRLAAARPGHRPSLWGEARTPFRVLPTDLDPLRHVNNGKYLSMLDLGRYDLLVRSGFWQEASRRGWYAVVAAQTITYKRSLTLGQRFTLLTKVLGFDERAVYMEQTFVRDGAVVARAVVQARFLRREGGQVTPDELVAAAGGSPRDLTLPGWVHEWADAVRISSGGVH; via the coding sequence GTGAACCTGTACCTGCGGCTGCTCCTGCTCACCCTGCGCATCCGGCTCGCGGCCGCACGACCGGGCCATCGGCCGTCGCTCTGGGGCGAGGCCCGCACACCGTTCCGGGTGCTGCCCACGGACCTCGACCCGCTGCGGCACGTGAACAACGGCAAGTACCTGTCGATGCTCGACCTCGGGCGGTACGACCTGCTGGTGCGGTCCGGGTTCTGGCAGGAGGCCTCGCGCCGCGGGTGGTACGCCGTCGTCGCCGCGCAGACCATCACGTACAAGCGCTCCCTGACGCTCGGGCAGCGGTTCACCCTGCTGACGAAGGTGCTCGGCTTCGACGAGCGGGCCGTGTACATGGAGCAGACGTTCGTCCGCGACGGTGCCGTCGTCGCCCGGGCGGTCGTGCAGGCGCGGTTCCTGCGCCGCGAGGGCGGCCAGGTGACGCCGGACGAGCTGGTGGCCGCGGCGGGCGGGTCGCCGCGGGACCTGACGCTGCCGGGCTGGGTGCACGAGTGGGCCGATGCCGTGCGCATCAGCAGCGGCGGGGTGCACTGA
- a CDS encoding YdeI/OmpD-associated family protein, with the protein MDDDDLVLPDAAAWRAWLDEHEDDPDGVWLVLAKKGTTEPTSLTYDQALDEALCSGWIDGQKRGRDTATFRQRFTPRRRASLWSQRNIGLVAALEDAGRMRTRGRAEVDRAKGDGRWDRAYAGAATVTVPDDLRAALDAAPAAAALFTELDATNRYAVLHRVVTAPSDTARANRIAKLVAGLSAGETPYPRPAR; encoded by the coding sequence GTGGACGACGACGACCTGGTGCTGCCCGACGCCGCTGCCTGGCGCGCCTGGCTCGACGAGCACGAGGACGATCCCGACGGCGTCTGGCTGGTGCTGGCGAAGAAGGGCACCACGGAGCCGACCTCGCTGACCTACGACCAGGCGCTCGACGAGGCCCTGTGCTCCGGCTGGATCGACGGACAGAAGCGCGGGCGGGACACCGCGACCTTCCGGCAGCGCTTCACCCCGCGTCGCCGGGCGTCCCTCTGGTCGCAGCGGAACATCGGTCTCGTGGCGGCGCTCGAGGACGCCGGACGCATGCGCACCCGCGGTCGCGCCGAGGTCGACCGCGCGAAGGGCGACGGCCGCTGGGACCGCGCGTACGCCGGTGCCGCGACGGTCACCGTGCCCGACGACCTCCGGGCCGCGCTCGACGCCGCACCGGCCGCCGCCGCGCTGTTCACCGAGCTCGACGCGACGAACCGGTACGCCGTGCTGCACCGGGTCGTGACGGCGCCGAGCGACACCGCGCGGGCGAACCGGATCGCGAAGCTCGTCGCCGGGCTCTCGGCGGGCGAGACGCCGTACCCCCGCCCGGCCCGCTGA
- a CDS encoding aldo/keto reductase, whose translation MTTGTDTTNRPAAASGTFRIGGDLEVHRLGYGTMQLTGPGVWGPPKDHDEAVRVLKRAVELGVDFFDTADSYGPYVAEDLLREALHPYGDDVVIATKAGLTRTGPNEWPPVGRPEYLRQEAEMSLRRLGLERIDLFQLHRIDPKVPLEDQVGELKKLQDEGKIRHIGLSEVSVDDVKAAQEIATIVSVQNLYNLQKRDAEELLDWSEEQGIGFIPWFPLATGGLTGDDSPLTEIAERKGATPAQLALAWLLKRSPVMLPIPGTSSVDHLEDNLQGATIELTDEEFAELSKLGE comes from the coding sequence ATGACCACTGGTACCGACACCACGAACCGTCCTGCCGCCGCCTCGGGCACCTTCCGCATCGGTGGTGACCTCGAGGTCCACCGCCTGGGCTACGGCACCATGCAGCTCACCGGCCCGGGCGTCTGGGGCCCGCCGAAGGACCACGACGAGGCGGTCCGCGTGCTCAAGCGCGCGGTCGAGCTCGGCGTCGACTTCTTCGACACCGCCGACTCGTACGGCCCCTACGTCGCCGAGGACCTGCTCCGCGAGGCCCTGCACCCGTACGGCGACGACGTCGTCATCGCGACGAAGGCCGGCCTGACCCGCACCGGTCCGAACGAGTGGCCGCCGGTCGGCCGCCCGGAGTACCTCCGCCAGGAGGCCGAGATGAGCCTCCGCCGCCTCGGCCTCGAGCGCATCGACCTGTTCCAGCTGCACCGCATCGACCCGAAGGTCCCCCTCGAGGACCAGGTCGGCGAGCTGAAGAAGCTGCAGGACGAGGGCAAGATCCGGCACATCGGCCTCTCCGAGGTCTCCGTCGACGACGTCAAGGCCGCACAGGAGATCGCCACCATCGTCTCCGTGCAGAACCTCTACAACCTGCAGAAGCGCGACGCCGAGGAACTCCTCGACTGGTCCGAGGAGCAGGGAATCGGCTTCATCCCGTGGTTCCCGCTGGCGACCGGCGGCCTGACCGGCGACGACTCGCCGCTCACCGAGATCGCCGAACGCAAGGGTGCGACGCCGGCACAGCTCGCGCTCGCCTGGCTGCTGAAGCGCTCCCCCGTCATGCTGCCGATCCCGGGGACGTCGAGCGTCGACCACCTCGAGGACAACCTGCAGGGCGCGACGATCGAGCTGACCGACGAGGAGTTCGCGGAGCTGTCGAAGCTGGGGGAGTGA
- a CDS encoding PadR family transcriptional regulator produces the protein MSVKMGVLALLVGGPGYGYQLRGEFEHRTGGSWPLNIGQVYTTLDRLERDGLVARGEADDDGHVVYTATVAGREEVARWFSEPVPAKRGRDELAIKFALAVTVPGVDVPRLVQVQRASAMRALQDLTRLKRTADPAEDLAWSLVLESMIFQAEAEVRWLDHVESFVDRYMPPAVHDAPAQGRAIAAAAREAVR, from the coding sequence ATGAGCGTCAAGATGGGCGTACTCGCGCTGCTGGTGGGAGGACCCGGCTACGGGTACCAGCTCAGGGGGGAGTTCGAGCACCGGACCGGGGGGAGCTGGCCGCTCAACATCGGCCAGGTCTACACGACGCTCGACCGCCTCGAACGCGACGGCCTCGTGGCCCGCGGCGAAGCCGACGATGACGGTCACGTCGTCTACACGGCGACCGTCGCGGGCCGCGAGGAGGTCGCACGCTGGTTCAGCGAGCCGGTGCCCGCGAAGCGCGGTCGGGACGAGCTCGCGATCAAGTTCGCCCTCGCCGTCACCGTCCCCGGGGTCGACGTCCCGCGACTCGTGCAGGTCCAACGGGCGTCGGCGATGCGCGCGCTGCAGGACCTGACCAGGCTCAAGCGGACCGCCGACCCGGCCGAGGACCTGGCGTGGTCGCTCGTCCTCGAGTCGATGATCTTCCAAGCCGAAGCCGAGGTGCGGTGGCTCGACCACGTGGAGAGCTTCGTCGACCGGTACATGCCGCCCGCGGTACACGACGCACCAGCTCAGGGCAGGGCCATTGCCGCAGCGGCACGTGAGGCCGTCCGATGA
- a CDS encoding ABC transporter ATP-binding protein, with protein MSTTATAPLLSLDAVSVQYGSGERAVIALAGVDLSVERGEMVAVMGTSGSGKSTLLACAGTLLPPTSGEVRIDGEWVSDRPARELAALRRRLVGFVFQDFNLIPSLTAFENVALPLELDGWKASRARRAAELALENVELGDRADAFPDDLSGGQQQRVAIARGVVGERRLVLADEPTGALDSQTGEVVLRMLRRHVDNGAGALLVTHDARHAAWADRVVFLRDGRVVDETVYAGVEDLVGRAAS; from the coding sequence ATGAGCACGACAGCGACCGCTCCTCTGCTGTCCCTCGACGCGGTGAGCGTCCAGTACGGCTCCGGGGAGCGAGCGGTAATCGCTCTTGCCGGTGTCGACCTGTCGGTCGAGCGCGGCGAGATGGTCGCCGTGATGGGGACGTCGGGGTCCGGCAAGTCGACCCTCCTGGCATGCGCCGGTACCCTGCTGCCGCCCACCAGCGGCGAGGTCCGCATCGACGGCGAGTGGGTCTCCGACCGCCCCGCCCGCGAGCTCGCAGCACTCCGTCGACGCCTGGTCGGCTTCGTGTTCCAGGACTTCAACCTCATCCCGTCGCTCACCGCGTTCGAGAACGTCGCGTTGCCGCTGGAGCTCGACGGCTGGAAGGCGAGCCGGGCCCGACGCGCAGCCGAGCTGGCGCTCGAGAACGTCGAGCTCGGGGACCGTGCCGACGCATTCCCCGACGACCTGTCCGGTGGGCAGCAGCAGCGCGTCGCGATCGCCCGCGGGGTCGTCGGTGAACGGCGCCTGGTGCTCGCCGACGAACCGACCGGCGCCCTGGACTCACAGACCGGCGAGGTCGTGCTCCGGATGCTCCGTCGACACGTCGACAACGGCGCGGGCGCACTGCTCGTCACGCACGACGCGCGCCACGCCGCGTGGGCGGACCGGGTGGTCTTCCTTCGCGACGGCCGGGTCGTCGACGAGACGGTGTACGCCGGCGTCGAGGACCTCGTCGGCCGAGCAGCATCGTGA
- a CDS encoding FtsX-like permease family protein has product MRGRRRTRTPVAIRAALRLGRRLAFAKVGRAVLIVSLIGVPTAGFAAGAVVIQSTLPTVQEQLRYDLGHAAAQMRLSGPDVPGMRQDPVQWQLTDSARDSPVTTADEDSPWAELLDHVPEGADAITVRTTQVVVRGPEVPVAVTADEGATWSPALDGHWHVLSGRAPAAPDEAMATPATLERLHVSVGDAITVTDPVRERFTVTGTMRDAATGPEAEGVFLPSGSLPADLPESLQRGGSDTTVFLPDVAPTWSEIRSLNAHGIVVESRPVVLAPPSDRLEGAPTGTTVDAYLGAMALVGVFAAFEVALLAGAAFLVGTRADTRTHAIITSVGGGRGFVRAVVAGSGLVLGVTGALLGTALGTGLGVLAFHLLDDGNVGTWPGLHVPGLAIVTIAAAAVVAGLVAALVAARAATRIDVLAALRGSLRPAAPRPRAERRRRTWVPVLVVAGTAMTLACGAGVLLLNDRPVQQDRWAVLVGVGVALGPCLVQLGVALASPWVLAGVARLSARLGLSARIAARDARRNPVRTVPVLASVMSVVFVASVVLTWSASEHARFVRGYEYTTAVGVATANVSLTDRDGYSDGYDAAVTDRAARVLSGALDGVRLHVLAVNREDAGKGPTTITTPHDFVQRDCPTFDTTDCATFLQSVGSGEPHIVAGTVDDYALLTGHRPSAEVRRALADGEAVSLWPEYVRDGAVRIDTFRNRAVGDDAPLEDPRPDASTTIPAVLDVQTPRIKVGVFMTRETAAATAVPLVDGMLAMHLSQELTPAQYDGLSSAWQSGGGADRERWGGPGFVYERGPVDEQATVQALVLALAAAVTIGATAVAVGLARSDGRRDDEVLDAIGAEPVLRRRVSAWQAAILTTVGAVVGTLLGLLPIRALTLRFDAGPTGTTHLPFVADWPVLALLALGLPLVVTAGTWLTAGRGRRVAVRRAH; this is encoded by the coding sequence GTGAGGGGCCGGCGCCGCACCCGCACGCCCGTCGCGATCAGGGCCGCCCTCCGTCTCGGTCGTCGCCTCGCCTTCGCGAAGGTCGGCCGCGCGGTGTTGATCGTGTCGCTCATCGGCGTCCCCACTGCAGGGTTCGCGGCAGGGGCCGTGGTCATCCAGTCCACACTGCCCACGGTGCAGGAGCAGCTCCGGTACGACCTCGGCCACGCGGCGGCCCAGATGCGCCTGTCCGGTCCTGATGTGCCCGGGATGCGGCAGGACCCCGTCCAGTGGCAGCTGACCGACTCCGCACGGGACAGCCCGGTGACGACGGCAGACGAGGACTCACCCTGGGCCGAACTGCTCGACCACGTGCCCGAGGGAGCTGACGCGATCACGGTCCGGACCACGCAGGTCGTCGTCCGCGGCCCGGAGGTCCCCGTCGCCGTCACCGCGGACGAGGGAGCGACGTGGTCGCCCGCCCTCGACGGGCACTGGCACGTGCTCTCCGGCCGTGCGCCGGCCGCGCCGGACGAGGCGATGGCGACCCCGGCGACGCTCGAACGCCTCCACGTGTCCGTCGGCGACGCGATCACCGTCACCGATCCGGTCCGCGAGCGCTTCACCGTCACGGGCACCATGCGCGATGCCGCGACCGGCCCCGAGGCCGAGGGCGTGTTCCTACCGTCGGGGTCACTCCCCGCCGACCTCCCGGAGTCACTCCAGCGCGGCGGGTCGGACACGACCGTGTTCCTGCCCGACGTCGCCCCGACGTGGTCGGAGATCCGCTCGCTCAACGCGCACGGGATCGTCGTCGAGTCCCGTCCGGTCGTGCTCGCCCCGCCGTCGGACCGACTCGAGGGGGCCCCGACCGGGACGACCGTGGACGCGTACCTCGGAGCCATGGCGCTCGTCGGGGTGTTCGCCGCCTTCGAGGTCGCACTGCTCGCCGGTGCCGCCTTCCTGGTCGGCACACGGGCGGACACCCGCACGCACGCGATCATCACGAGTGTCGGCGGCGGTCGTGGCTTCGTCCGCGCCGTCGTCGCCGGCTCCGGGTTGGTGCTCGGTGTGACGGGTGCGCTGCTCGGCACCGCACTCGGCACAGGACTCGGTGTGCTCGCGTTCCACCTGCTCGACGACGGCAACGTCGGGACCTGGCCGGGGCTGCACGTGCCGGGACTCGCCATCGTCACGATCGCGGCGGCCGCCGTCGTCGCCGGTCTCGTGGCGGCCCTGGTCGCGGCGCGGGCGGCGACCAGGATCGACGTCCTCGCGGCCCTCCGTGGATCCCTGCGACCCGCTGCCCCCCGTCCCCGGGCAGAGCGTCGACGTCGCACCTGGGTCCCCGTCCTGGTCGTCGCCGGGACGGCGATGACGCTCGCCTGCGGCGCCGGGGTGCTCCTGCTCAACGACCGGCCCGTGCAGCAGGACCGGTGGGCGGTGCTCGTCGGTGTCGGCGTCGCCCTCGGACCGTGCCTGGTGCAGCTCGGCGTCGCACTGGCGTCGCCGTGGGTCCTGGCCGGCGTCGCACGGCTCTCGGCCCGCCTCGGTCTGTCCGCCCGGATCGCCGCGCGGGACGCCCGACGCAACCCGGTCCGCACGGTCCCGGTGCTCGCGAGCGTGATGAGCGTGGTGTTCGTCGCCTCGGTCGTGCTCACGTGGAGTGCCTCGGAGCACGCCCGGTTCGTCCGGGGGTACGAGTACACGACTGCCGTCGGGGTCGCGACCGCGAACGTCTCACTGACCGACCGGGACGGCTACAGCGACGGGTACGACGCCGCCGTCACCGACCGGGCCGCGCGGGTGCTCTCCGGAGCGTTGGACGGCGTCCGGCTGCACGTGCTCGCCGTGAACCGCGAGGACGCCGGCAAGGGGCCGACCACGATCACCACGCCGCACGACTTCGTCCAGCGGGACTGCCCGACCTTCGACACGACCGACTGCGCGACCTTCCTGCAGAGCGTCGGGAGCGGCGAGCCGCACATCGTGGCGGGGACGGTCGACGACTACGCCCTGCTCACCGGGCACCGCCCGTCCGCCGAGGTCCGACGGGCGCTCGCGGACGGCGAAGCCGTGTCGCTCTGGCCCGAGTACGTCCGCGACGGAGCGGTCCGCATCGACACCTTCCGGAACCGCGCGGTGGGCGACGACGCTCCGCTCGAGGACCCCCGCCCCGATGCATCGACGACGATCCCGGCCGTGCTCGACGTGCAGACGCCACGGATCAAGGTCGGGGTCTTCATGACGCGGGAGACGGCAGCGGCAACCGCGGTCCCGCTGGTCGACGGCATGCTCGCGATGCACCTGTCGCAGGAACTGACCCCGGCGCAGTACGACGGGCTGTCGTCCGCGTGGCAGAGCGGTGGCGGCGCGGACCGGGAACGATGGGGCGGTCCGGGCTTCGTCTACGAACGCGGACCGGTCGACGAACAGGCGACGGTGCAGGCCCTCGTGCTCGCCCTCGCCGCGGCGGTGACGATCGGCGCCACGGCGGTCGCCGTCGGACTCGCCCGGTCCGACGGTCGTCGCGACGACGAGGTCCTCGACGCGATCGGAGCCGAGCCGGTCCTGCGTCGACGCGTGTCGGCGTGGCAGGCGGCGATCCTCACCACGGTCGGCGCGGTCGTCGGCACGCTGCTCGGGTTGCTGCCGATCCGGGCGCTCACCCTTCGGTTCGATGCCGGTCCGACCGGGACCACGCACCTGCCGTTCGTGGCGGACTGGCCGGTGCTCGCGCTGCTGGCCCTGGGCCTCCCGCTCGTCGTGACGGCCGGGACCTGGCTGACCGCCGGCCGTGGACGCCGGGTGGCGGTGCGCCGTGCGCACTGA
- a CDS encoding SGNH/GDSL hydrolase family protein, with protein MTRTTRLALVASIVSAACLVGAGVFVVAAPHTASAEDRPVATAAASRVERKADLPRPSTPDQVVSGALDTPALADAVPFAYAGDSITARPDSWLHQLESDDRLHAVGGYAHSGYRADQVLAEIGPVPQARVLVVEVGTNDVNQAVPLDHTIANVDAIVRKVGAERVLVVAGPPSDWTWSRWGADRRSGQIVLTDALHADADAHGWEFVDPFRSLRASDGAYLPGTSPDGIHPTAEANRSVAAAMADAIERTAR; from the coding sequence GTGACCCGCACCACCCGCCTCGCCCTCGTCGCGAGCATCGTCTCCGCCGCCTGCCTCGTCGGCGCCGGCGTCTTCGTCGTCGCCGCCCCCCACACGGCGAGCGCCGAGGACCGCCCCGTCGCCACCGCAGCGGCATCCCGTGTGGAGCGGAAGGCCGACCTGCCGCGTCCGAGCACCCCGGACCAGGTGGTCTCCGGCGCGCTCGACACCCCGGCCCTGGCCGACGCCGTGCCGTTCGCGTACGCCGGCGACTCGATCACGGCACGCCCCGACTCGTGGCTGCACCAGCTCGAGTCCGACGACCGTCTGCACGCCGTCGGCGGGTACGCGCACAGCGGGTACCGAGCCGACCAGGTGCTCGCTGAGATCGGCCCGGTGCCGCAGGCGCGCGTGCTCGTGGTCGAGGTCGGGACGAACGACGTCAACCAGGCCGTCCCGCTGGACCACACCATCGCCAACGTGGACGCGATCGTCCGCAAGGTCGGTGCCGAGCGGGTGCTCGTCGTCGCCGGTCCGCCGTCCGACTGGACATGGAGCCGGTGGGGTGCCGACCGCCGCTCGGGGCAGATCGTCCTGACGGATGCGCTGCACGCCGACGCCGATGCGCACGGCTGGGAGTTCGTGGACCCGTTCCGGTCGCTCCGGGCCTCCGACGGCGCGTACCTGCCGGGCACCAGCCCGGACGGCATCCACCCGACCGCCGAGGCGAACCGCTCGGTCGCGGCGGCGATGGCCGACGCGATCGAGCGCACCGCGCGCTAG
- a CDS encoding SDR family NAD(P)-dependent oxidoreductase, whose product MTTIAIVGAGKGLGLAVADRFGREGFDVALISRNQDRLDSLAAELRSSGYRAQGFAANVRDGDSLRAALEAATEQLGPIEVLQYSPLPAKEYMRPVLETTAEDLVGPIEFSVYGSVNAVRQVLPGMRAIGTGTILFVNGGSAVRPGARVTGTSVAFAGESAYAQLLHDAVADEHVHVGQLIIPFGIDDGQDDHSSAAVAERLWTMHTERGEFRTYAEPLPE is encoded by the coding sequence ATGACCACCATCGCCATCGTCGGCGCCGGCAAGGGCCTCGGGCTCGCCGTCGCGGACCGCTTCGGCCGCGAGGGCTTCGACGTCGCCCTGATCTCCCGCAACCAGGACCGGCTCGACTCGCTCGCCGCCGAGCTCCGGTCGTCCGGGTACCGCGCGCAGGGGTTCGCCGCGAACGTCCGCGACGGGGACTCGCTCCGCGCCGCGCTCGAGGCCGCCACCGAGCAGCTCGGCCCGATCGAGGTGCTGCAGTACAGCCCGCTGCCCGCCAAGGAGTACATGCGCCCCGTGCTCGAGACCACCGCCGAGGACCTCGTCGGTCCGATCGAGTTCTCGGTCTACGGCTCGGTGAACGCCGTGCGCCAGGTGCTGCCCGGCATGCGTGCGATCGGCACGGGCACGATCCTGTTCGTCAACGGCGGCAGCGCCGTCCGACCGGGCGCACGGGTCACCGGCACCTCGGTCGCGTTCGCCGGCGAGAGCGCCTACGCGCAGCTCCTGCACGACGCCGTCGCCGACGAGCACGTGCACGTCGGGCAGCTGATCATCCCGTTCGGCATCGACGACGGGCAGGACGACCACTCGTCGGCCGCGGTGGCCGAACGACTCTGGACGATGCACACCGAGCGCGGGGAGTTCCGGACGTACGCCGAGCCGCTGCCGGAGTGA
- a CDS encoding PQQ-dependent sugar dehydrogenase gives MDTTRTTGTGTGTGTRARRSRRTWSAVGLAAVAALGLTACSDDRAATGPDDSAGQRSTASPPADLAAGQLAPDGQTTDVVSGLEAPWSVVPVGDDGDAFVSERDSARVLELRADGTTREVGTVEGVRHGGEGGLLGLALHDDDLFVYSTADDGNRIERYDLTGDTGSYRLGEATTVIDGLPANTFHDGGRIAFGPDDMLYASVGDAGQRSEAQDRDSLAGKILRLTPDGEVPDDNPFAGSPVWSLGHRNVQGMGWAEDGTMFAAEFGENRWDELNVIEPGNDHGWPEVEGTGGEDRGFVDPVQQWSTDEASPSGLTVIGDTVFVANLKGESVRAVPVSDPSSSTVYFQGEHGRIRTVLPGPDDTLWFVTNNTDGRGDPRDGDDRILSVPLTTGR, from the coding sequence GTGGACACCACCCGCACCACCGGCACCGGCACCGGCACCGGCACCCGCGCCCGCCGCAGCCGCCGCACCTGGTCCGCCGTCGGACTGGCCGCCGTGGCCGCCCTCGGCCTGACCGCCTGCTCCGACGACCGGGCGGCGACCGGTCCGGACGACTCCGCCGGGCAGCGCAGCACCGCGAGCCCGCCGGCCGACCTCGCCGCGGGGCAGCTCGCCCCGGACGGGCAGACCACCGACGTGGTCTCCGGCCTCGAGGCACCCTGGTCGGTGGTCCCGGTCGGTGACGACGGTGACGCGTTCGTCAGCGAACGCGACTCCGCACGCGTGCTCGAGCTCCGAGCGGACGGGACGACCCGCGAGGTCGGGACCGTCGAAGGTGTCCGGCACGGCGGCGAGGGCGGACTCCTCGGCCTCGCGCTGCACGACGACGACCTGTTCGTGTACTCGACGGCCGACGACGGCAACCGGATCGAGCGCTACGACCTGACCGGGGACACCGGCTCGTACCGGCTCGGCGAGGCCACCACCGTGATCGACGGGCTGCCCGCGAACACCTTCCACGACGGCGGGCGCATCGCCTTCGGCCCGGACGACATGCTCTACGCGAGCGTCGGCGACGCGGGGCAGCGGTCCGAGGCGCAGGACCGCGACTCCCTGGCGGGCAAGATCCTGCGCCTGACCCCGGACGGCGAGGTGCCGGACGACAACCCGTTCGCGGGGTCGCCCGTCTGGTCGCTCGGGCACCGGAACGTGCAGGGCATGGGCTGGGCCGAGGACGGCACGATGTTCGCAGCGGAGTTCGGGGAGAACCGCTGGGACGAGCTCAACGTCATCGAGCCGGGCAACGACCACGGCTGGCCCGAGGTCGAGGGCACCGGCGGCGAGGACCGCGGGTTCGTCGACCCCGTGCAGCAGTGGTCGACCGACGAGGCGTCCCCGAGCGGCCTGACCGTGATCGGCGACACCGTCTTCGTCGCGAACCTCAAGGGGGAGTCCGTCCGCGCCGTCCCGGTGTCCGACCCGTCGAGCTCGACCGTGTACTTCCAGGGCGAGCACGGGCGCATCCGCACGGTGCTGCCCGGACCCGACGACACGCTCTGGTTCGTGACGAACAACACCGACGGCCGGGGAGACCCCCGCGACGGCGACGACCGGATCCTGTCCGTGCCGCTCACCACCGGGCGCTGA
- a CDS encoding helix-turn-helix transcriptional regulator, which produces MDHRDEARDFLASRRARITPEQVGIPTFGTRRRVPGLRREEVSRLAGVSIDYYTRLERGNLQGVSDSVLDAVATALRLDPAEHEHLRDLARHQNATPRRAARAVPVAAVRPELQYLLDVVTDAPAMIVNNRQDIVAANALGWALHADVATGDRPMNFARYIFLDSRARDFYRDWDRAAHTNVAILRREAGRTPGDRDLAALIGELSVRSEDFRELWASHDVRRHYAGVKSFDHAVVGPLELHFQSLELTEDPGLSLTIYPATPGSASADALQVLASWAATERIAERATDRTTERTTERATERTTGRTTADATGQELA; this is translated from the coding sequence ATGGACCACCGTGACGAAGCCCGTGACTTCCTCGCCAGCCGTCGCGCGCGCATCACCCCGGAGCAGGTCGGCATCCCGACCTTCGGCACCCGGCGGCGCGTCCCCGGGCTGCGGCGCGAGGAGGTCTCCCGCCTGGCCGGTGTGAGCATCGACTACTACACCCGCCTCGAGCGCGGGAACCTGCAGGGCGTCTCCGACAGCGTGCTCGACGCCGTCGCCACGGCGCTGCGGCTCGACCCCGCAGAGCACGAGCACCTGCGCGACCTGGCGCGACACCAGAACGCGACGCCGCGCCGTGCCGCGCGGGCCGTCCCGGTCGCCGCCGTGCGCCCGGAGTTGCAGTACCTGCTCGACGTCGTGACCGACGCACCCGCGATGATCGTCAACAACCGGCAGGACATCGTCGCCGCGAACGCCCTCGGGTGGGCGCTGCACGCCGACGTCGCCACCGGGGATCGACCGATGAACTTTGCGCGCTACATCTTCCTCGACAGCCGTGCACGCGACTTCTACCGCGACTGGGACCGTGCGGCGCACACGAACGTCGCGATCCTGCGGCGCGAGGCCGGACGGACGCCGGGAGACCGGGACCTCGCAGCGCTCATCGGCGAACTGTCGGTGCGCAGCGAGGACTTCCGCGAGCTCTGGGCGTCCCACGACGTCCGGCGGCACTACGCCGGCGTGAAGTCCTTCGACCACGCCGTGGTCGGGCCGCTCGAGCTGCACTTCCAGTCGTTGGAGCTCACCGAGGACCCCGGCCTCTCCCTGACGATCTACCCGGCGACTCCGGGCAGCGCGAGCGCCGACGCACTGCAGGTGCTCGCGTCCTGGGCTGCGACCGAGCGGATCGCGGAGCGGGCGACGGACCGGACGACAGAGCGGACGACAGAGCGGGCCACGGAGCGGACGACAGGCCGGACGACGGCCGACGCGACGGGACAGGAGCTGGCGTGA